The DNA region GCCTGCTGCGGCACTGGCCATGGGGCTCCTCCCATCTGCTCATTGACTGCCGGGACTAACGGTAGCACAACGGGAACGGAAAGAGAACAAGGTGAGCTTGGTAAGGCGAGGCGATGGCGGAGCGGCAGCCCGAGACAGATGAGCTGGAAGCCGACATTGATGCAGCCATCGCGGCGTGCGGCGGGGACCCGAGGGCGACCATAAGGACCCTGCTGATCGCCCAGGCCTACTACGAGGCGGACATTGCGCGGCTGACAGAGATGGTTTCGAGGGGGTACGCGAGGAGGGGGCCAGAGGAATTGCGACGCAGCGGACGATGATCCTCCGCCGCGAAATCGCCGCTACTGCCACGTAGTCTCGTACTCTCCGCAATCGAGGGGTCAGACGATGAGCACGTGGTACATAGAAGGATATGCGCCAGATGGCATCAGAGCCAAATGGCACCGCCGGAACACAACGTTCGAGGACGTCATCGCGACGCTTGAGATGCGGCGGGATGGTGAGATTTTGCGGGTGCTCTGTCCAGTCGGCGCAACAGCGGAAGAACTTAAAACGCTCCGCGGGCACGGCGCCGCGCCGTTCTAAATTTCTTGGGGTACGCAAACGGGGTACTTCTCGGGGTACGCAAGCGATACCCGATGCCCCATAACTTCTTGCTTCTAAAAGGAAATTTCGCCAAGCCTAACGCTTGGTGGAGCTGAGGGGATTCGAACCCCTGACCTCTGCAGTGCGATTGCAGCGCTCTCCCATCTGAGCTACAGCCCCGGTTGCCCGAAAGCGCCGCCATTTACTGTTCGACCTCCGCGCGTGTCAAGCACGCCGGCGGGCGAAACGGCGGGGTCTCGGCGCTTTCCCGGGGTGCGGCCTGACGGACTGACGTGATCACTGCCCTGACCGTTCTCGCCGCGGCGCTGGCGATCGAGATGCTGGCGGGTTACCCGCCGTCCGTGTTCGCGGCGATCGGCCATCCCGTCACCTGGATCGGCCGGCTGATCGCTGCCCTCGACCGGCGCTTCAACCTCGAAGGGGACGATTTCGAGGCGCGCCGGCGCGCCGGCGTGCTGGCGCTGCTGCTGCTGCTGGCGGTGACCGGCTTTGCCGCCGAGATCGTGCAGATCCTCTGCCTGGCGCTGCCGCTCGGCTTTCTCGTCGCGGCGGTGATCGCCTCGTCGCTGATCGCCAGCCGCAGCCTCGACGAGCACGTCGCCGCGGTGGCGACGGGCCTGGAGCGGCAAGGCGTCGTCGGCGGGCGCGCGGCGGTGTCGCGCATCGTCGGGCGCAACCCGGAGGCCCTCGACGTGCACGGCGTGTCGCGCGCGGCGATCGAGAGCCTGGCGGAGAATTTTTCCGACGGCGTGGTGGCGCCGGCCGTCTGGCTCGGCGTGCTCGGCCTGCCCGGCGCGGCGCTCTACAAGGCGATCAACACCGCCGATTCGATGATCGGCCACCGAACGCCGCGCCATCTCGCCTTCGGCTGGGCCGCGGCGCGGCTCGACGACGTCGTCAACCTGCCGGCCTCGCGGCTTTCGGCGCTGCTCCTGGTGGCCGCCGCCTGGCTGCTGCCCGGCGCCGACGCCCGGGCGGCCTGGCGGGCGGTGTGGCGCGACGCCCGCAAGCATCGCTCGCCCAATGCCGGCTGGCCCGAAGCGGCGATGGCGGGCGCGCTCGGCCTCAGCCTCGCCGGGCCGCGGGTCTACGGCCAGATCCGGGTCGAGGACGGCTACATGGGCGAGGGCCGCATCGAGGCGACCGCGGCCGACATCCGCCGCGCCCTCGATCTCTACCGCATCGCCTGCCTCCTGCAGCTCGCCCTGGTGCTGGTCCTGGTGATGCCGCTCATCATCGCGCGAGGCTGAGCAGGGCCTCGACATCGAGATGGCGGGCGAGGTGGCCGGCGAAGTCGTCGAGCGCCGCCTCCAGCCCGGCCTCATAGGCGAGGTCCGAGGCCTGCCCGCCGAGCCGGCGGATCCAGGCGGCGCGCTGGCGGTCGTCGGCGAAAAGGCCGTGCACGTAGCAGCCCATGACGCGGCCGTCGGCGGAGACGGCCCCGCTGCCGACAGCGGCCGTGGCGGCACGCAGCATCGGCCGCGCCGTATCCGGTCCGTCGGTGGCGCCGACATGCATCTCATAGCCGGCAAAGGGGGCGCCGTCGACGGTCTCCCCCGTGACCGCCACCAAGTGCTTGTCGCCGCCGAGCACGGTGGCGACGTCCAGCAGGCCGAGCCCGGCGACGGCGCCAGGGGGGCCCTCGATGCCGGTGGGATCGGCGACGGTGCGGCCCAGCATCTGGTAGCCGCCGCACAGGCCGAGCACCCGGCCGCCGCGCCGCACATGGGCCTTGAGGTCGATATCCCAGCCTGCCGCCCGGAAGGCGGCAAGGTCGGCGATGGTCGCCTTGGAGCCGGGCAGGACCACGAGGTCGCAGACCGGCAGCGGCTCGCCGGCCCGCACCATGACGAGGTCGACGCCGCCCTCCTGCGCCAGCGGGTCGAAATCGTCGAAGTTGGAGATGCGCGGCAGCACCGGCACGGCGATGCGCGGGCCGGCGCCCCGCCCGGCCGCGGCATAGGCGGTGAGAGCAAGCGCGTCCTCGGCCGGAAAGCGCGCCGCCGCGGCGCAGTGCGGCACCAGGCCGAGCGCCGGCCAGCCCGTGCGCGCGGCGATGAAGCGCATGCCTTCGGCGAAGAGCGTGGGATCGCCGCGCATCTTGTTGACGACGAAGCCGCCGACCAGCGCCGCATCGTCCGGGTCGATCGCCGCCTGCGTGCCCAGGATCTGGGCGATCACCCCGCCGCGGTCGATGTCGCCGACCAGCACCACCGGCGCGCCGGCGGCGCGGGCAAAGCCCATGTTGGCGATGTCGCCCCGGCGCAGGTTGACCTCGGCCGCCGAGCCGGCGCCCTCGACCAGCACCAGGTCGGCCTCGTCCTTCAGCCGTCCGAAGCTCTCCAGCACGGCCGGCATCAGCTGAGGCTTGAGCGCCTGGTAGGCGCGCGCGCCGGCCGCCCCGCGCACGCGGCCCTGCACCACGAGCTGGGCGCCGGTCTCCGACTGGGGCTTGAGCAGCACCGGATTCATGTGCACGGTCAGGGCCGTCCGGGCGGCACGCGCCTGGAGGGCCTGGGCACGGCCGATCTCGCCGCCGTCCGCGGTGACCGCCGCATTGTTGGACATGTTCTGCGGCTTGAACGGCCGCACCTTGAGGCCGCGGTCGGCGAACAGGCGGCACAGCCCCGCCACCAGCACCGACTTGCCGACGTCGGAGCCGGTGCCCTGCAGCATCAAGACGCGGGCCGCCATCGATCCATCCCCGGGTTCGCCGATGATTCCGGCACGGATCTGGCATGAAACGGGGGACAAGGCCACCCGGCCGGCGACATGGAATTGCCTCACGGCCTGTTTACGCTGACCTTGTGGCCATGACGCCGGGCTCGCCCTAGTGTTCCGACTCCGACTGTCCGAGGAACCAGGCGTCGGAAGCACAACACGAGGTTCACATCGGCCCGAGACGGAGACGGCATGGCTGATATCGCGGAGCGCAAGCCACCCCAGCCTTCGGACGGCGCCCGGACAAGGCTGGGCGCGCTCGTCCTGCGGGCGCGGCTGGTGCTGGCCTGGGAGCGGCTCTGGCCCCGCCTCGCGCCGCTCCTCGGCGTGATCGGCCTCTTCCTCGCCGTCAGCTGGTTCGGCCTGTTCCTGCTGCTGCCCTTCGCCGCGCGGGTTGCCCTCCTGGCGCTGTTCGGCTTCGGCGTGCTCGCGGCCCTGGTGCCGCTGGCCCGCCTGCGCCTGCCCACCACGGGCGAGGCCTTCGGCCGGCTCGACCGCGAGACCGGCCTCGCCCACCGCCCGGCCAGCGCCCTCGGCGACAGCCTCGCCACCGCGCCGGCCGACCCGGTGTCGCGGGCGCTGTGGGCGGCGCACCAGCGCGAGGCCGAGGCCAAGACCCGCGGCATCCGGCTCAAGGCGCCCTCCCCCGGCCTGCCGGCGCGCGATCGGTACGGCCTGCGCTTCGCCGTGATCCTGGCGCTGGTGGTGTCGTTCTTCGCCGCCGGACCCGACCGGCTGGCGCTGCTGCGCACCGCCTTCGAGCCCTCCGCCGTCCTGCCCGACGCCAAGGCGGTGCGCATCGACGCCTGGGTGACGCCGCCGGCCTATACCCGCCGGCCGCCGATCATGCTGGCGGTCGAGCCGCAGACAGGGGTGGTGAGCGTGCCCCAGAACAGCGTGCTCTCGGTGCGCGTCGCCGGGGATGCCGGCGCCGAGATCGCCGTCACCGGCCAGGCGGTGGACGCCGCCCCGCCGGCGACCGTGCCGGCCGATGCCGGCACCGCCCTGGTCGAGCGGCGCCTGACGCTGCAGGGCGATGCCGGCGTCACGGTGCACCGCGAGGGCGCCGAGGCAGCGGCGTTCCGCTTCTCCATCATTCCCGACCTGCCGCCGAAGATCGCCTTCGACGGGCCGATCGCCGAGTCGGCCCGCGGGGCGATGACGCTGGCCTACACCGTGGAGGACGATTACGGCGCCACCAGCATCGAGGCGCGCGTGGCGCTGCCGGACAATCCGGGGGCACACCCACTCTACGAGCCGCCGCGGATCGCCCTGCCCCTGCCCGCCGGCCGCAACCACAACGGCAAGGCCAGCGCGACGCGCGACGTCTCCGAGCACCCCTTCGCCGGCGCCACGGTGAAGATGCAGCTCGTGGCGCGCGACGATGCCGGCAATGAGGGCCACAGCGACGAGCAGGAGGTGACGCTGCCCGGGC from Labrys wisconsinensis includes:
- the cbiB gene encoding adenosylcobinamide-phosphate synthase CbiB, translated to MLAGYPPSVFAAIGHPVTWIGRLIAALDRRFNLEGDDFEARRRAGVLALLLLLAVTGFAAEIVQILCLALPLGFLVAAVIASSLIASRSLDEHVAAVATGLERQGVVGGRAAVSRIVGRNPEALDVHGVSRAAIESLAENFSDGVVAPAVWLGVLGLPGAALYKAINTADSMIGHRTPRHLAFGWAAARLDDVVNLPASRLSALLLVAAAWLLPGADARAAWRAVWRDARKHRSPNAGWPEAAMAGALGLSLAGPRVYGQIRVEDGYMGEGRIEATAADIRRALDLYRIACLLQLALVLVLVMPLIIARG
- a CDS encoding cobyric acid synthase; translation: MAARVLMLQGTGSDVGKSVLVAGLCRLFADRGLKVRPFKPQNMSNNAAVTADGGEIGRAQALQARAARTALTVHMNPVLLKPQSETGAQLVVQGRVRGAAGARAYQALKPQLMPAVLESFGRLKDEADLVLVEGAGSAAEVNLRRGDIANMGFARAAGAPVVLVGDIDRGGVIAQILGTQAAIDPDDAALVGGFVVNKMRGDPTLFAEGMRFIAARTGWPALGLVPHCAAAARFPAEDALALTAYAAAGRGAGPRIAVPVLPRISNFDDFDPLAQEGGVDLVMVRAGEPLPVCDLVVLPGSKATIADLAAFRAAGWDIDLKAHVRRGGRVLGLCGGYQMLGRTVADPTGIEGPPGAVAGLGLLDVATVLGGDKHLVAVTGETVDGAPFAGYEMHVGATDGPDTARPMLRAATAAVGSGAVSADGRVMGCYVHGLFADDRQRAAWIRRLGGQASDLAYEAGLEAALDDFAGHLARHLDVEALLSLAR